The genome window GTCCCAGTCAATTTCCCCTTCATCATCCGAGGAAACTTCGATGACTTTGATCGGGGAGCCCGATCGGGCCAGAGGAGGGGATGGGGCGGCTGGCAATGGCCCTTTCGTTGATGGTGGGTGCACAGCAGTTGGAATTGGCTCTAGCACTGGAACCAGCTCCAGCCTTGGATGCGGCCCCATTGGATCGCCTACCCCTGGTGGCACTACGGCTAGCGGAACTGGCGCCGGCATCAGAGGTGACCTAACCATATGACTCGTGCTTGGAGTGGGAGAAGATGACATGATCAACGAGCGAggatttctctctcttgctcaGCAATAGATGGCTCGCAAGGTGAACCTCTATTTATAAAGCTCTGCTAGTCATAGGTGTGTGCCTTAAGAAGGAAATGGGGTCATCGTGATGCTAgttctgtgacttttctgattACTACTCGGGGCACGTGGCGACACCCCGATTAGCCTCACGACATTCCCAAGTTCCACTCGATACCCTGGTTTTTTGCGCGCATGTCCCTTCGCATTTAATGTTTGGATTCCTTTCAACGCGTGCGAGTGCAGTTGGCATATGACCCAAGGAGAACATGCTCATTACCCCATCAGACGCGTTGCCGTTACCTTGCATCGTCATGTACTTGCAATagaaaaagaggagaatatCTCACCACCACACGAAATCTCTGCTGTGATGGTTCAAATTCTGAAAGACTTGCCATCGGAGAGGCTGCTCGGACTGTCGTGCCACCGCAAGgccgctgagggggtcacgacATCACATCGCCCCTCAGCTCCAACGTCGACTCCACCTTCAGCTCTGACGTTGAATCTGCCTCCGGTAAAAGCCACGGGGCTCCGGACCACACCAGCTCCGTCGAGCTTCACCTCCCTTTATCTCTAACGTCGACTCCGCCTCCGGCAACCGTTGTGGCTCTCCAAACCGTATCGGCTCTATCGAGCCTCGCTGCCCCTCGGCTCCGATGTCGACTCCGCCTCTGGCAACCACCGAAGGGGTCACGGTGCCAAGCCGCCTCTCAGCTCCAACATCGACTCCACCTCTAACCACCGTCATGGGGCTCCGAACCACTCTGGCTCTGTCGAGCCTCGTCGCCCCTTGATTCTGACGTCGACTTCGCCTCTGGCTCCGTCGAGCTTCATCGCCCTTTGGCCCAACATCAACTCCACCTCTGGCAACTTCCAAGGGGGTCACGGTGCCATGTTGCCCCTCGGCTCCAGCGTAGAATCCACCTTCGACCATCATCGTAGGGCTCCAGACCACAATAGCTCCGTCAAGCCTCATTACCCTCGGTTCCGACATCGACTCTGCCTACGACAAAAGCCACAGGCTTTGTACCACATCGGATCCATCGAGCGTCGCCGCCCTTCGGCTCCAACCTCGACTCCACCTTCGGCCAGAGCCGCGGGGCTACAGACCACACTGGCTCCATTGATCCTTGCCGTCCCTTGGTTTCGACGTCGACTTCGGCTTTGGCTCCATAGAGCTTTGCCGCCGTTTGTTTCCAATGTCAACTACACCTCCAGCAAccgccgagggggtcatggcaCTATGCCACCCCTTGACTCTGGCGTCGACTCCGCCTTCGGCCACCATCGGAGGGCTCGGACCACACTAGCTCCGTCGAGCCTCACCACCCCTTGGTTCTGACATAAACTTTGCCTCCGTCAAAAGCCATGGTCTCTAGACCACACCGGCTCCATCGAGCGTCGCCGCCCTTCAGCCCCAACATCAACTTCATCTCCAGTCACCACCGCGGGGCTCCAGACAAAACTAGCTCCGTCGAGCATCACCGGCCTTTTGTTCTGATGTTGACTCCGCCTCCGGTaaccgctgagggggtcacagcGCCACACCTCACCCAGCTCTAACCTCGACTATGCCTCTTGGCAGAGCCGCAGGGCTTCAGGCCACACCGGCTTTGTTGAGCCTCACCACCCCTTGGTTCTGATGCTGACTCCGCCTCAGGTAATCACTGCGGGCCTTCGGACCACGCTAGCTCTTTCAGGCCTCGTCGTCGCTGCTTGCGTCCACCGTTGAGACGGTTTGCAAGGATGGGTAGCGGTTTGGGATATCCTGACCTTGAGGCAGGGATGGAGCTAGTTCTTTGTGCATCCATTTGCCCCTCAGGACCTTAGAGCCAGCGGATGAGGGGGTGTTGTTGGGGAAAATGCCCCAACCATGGAGACCCCAACGATGTACGACGGCATACTATGGCGACTATATTTTCCAAATTGATATAGCCATGCTAGAGAAGCAAATGACCAAAAATATCCCGTGTACATGACTGTAAGATTACCTTAGGGCCAGGATGGTAATTTTTTCTtccccttctctctataaaatgAGCCGCCAAGGGGCGTGTAGGGAGGGGCGCGATTGATTCACTCATTTTTCaacaaactctctctctctctctctcttcctttccTCTTGGCTCACTggtcatctccaagcttgagcccccTCCCATTGGGGGAGGCTCTCGCCACGCTCTGTCCAGGGCACGTTTCATGCCCCAACAATGCTAAacttgacacacttgcacatatAGGATGTGTACGGATTGTATTTTATTGCATGCGATTTGTTTATCTCTACTCGTCTTTGGTTATTGTTTTAAATAGGTGTTGAAGTTACTTAATTGATTCTTTATATGTGTACCTTGGTGTTTGATCGTTGGTAAGTTGttgttgtagttgtctctgTCTTAGTGGTGAGGATGTTGATAGGTTGAGTTGTTGGCGTGGCCTGTAGGACTTGATAGGCTTTAGAGGACTAGTAGCATGCATGTTGTGTGGCACTGCAGATGGGTTGAATGGAGGGCACTCATGATGCCTATTCTACACTAAGTGTTAGGTTTTCGATCCAACCATTTACATATTGATGCAGCGGTTAGAATGTGGCACCAATGGATCAAAATAAGAGGCACATAATCAAGACAGAAATCTAGATGGAATTGCAACTCACAAATTCCTTCTAGTATTCACCAATAGTAGAGGTAATTTTCATCCTCCCTCCCCTCAATACAAAGAgttttcacacacacacacagagagagagagatataccTGAAGACACCAATAATCGAAGGCATTCAGATGAAGACGAAGACATTCAGATGAAGACGAAGACACCAATAAGTGAAGGCACTCAGGCAGAAGCAAACAAACGACATCTTCACGTGGGTTCACATGGAAACAAACGAAAGACACCTTCACGTGGGTTCACGTGGTTTTCACGCTCTGGCAGACGGCAGGCGAATATTTTCCAGGGCTATGTGATTCCTGGCTATCATCTAGGCAAATTTAAATAAGGAGGAAAGAGCCCCTCTTGCGGCTATAAAAGGCAGCTTCAGGCACCAGACACGACCACCAGCCTTCAAGCATCCTCCAGAGTAGAGCGAGAGAATCCATAGCACTCTCTCATTCCTAGTAATAGTCCACTTGTAAAATAGGCTATATTGAAGAAGAAAGTTGTGCTACCACCTCTGTAAGGTAATCCTCCGTCTGTAAGTAAGTTTTTGGGGTTCCCAAAAGGGAAAACCATTTGTAAGCTATGCTTATGAAAATGAAGTAGTGTTGTCTTTGAAAATCCCTTGATCTTCTAGTTTGTCTATATGAGATGAGTTTTATGCTATGTACCCTATAGGAGAAACCTCTTCGGTAGTTCTCAGGTAATCCCTGTATCTGGCATAGCCATAATAGGGGAAGGAGAACTCTATGTCCGTAGAGAAGTGTTCCCTTCGGGTGGAACTACCTGGGGTGACGATATAaacttatcacatatatacatgacTAAAGATATCCAGGGAAAGCTTTGCTACTTCTGAAATAAGCTAGCAATAAGAATGGTGAGTACCGAGTAGGATTTTTACGACTATTTTGCAACCGGCTGATTTGTTGGTTTCGCCAACCTGCAAAGATCCTGAATAGCATCACTAAATACCATTGAATCAAAAGAGTTCGCTTTCAATTttgaatattttattattattattactatttgaaatagtattttaataataaaaaatcaacTCTTTACTGTTTACGCTGTGTGCAAACAGTGCTAAATAGTACCTAAATAGTATCTGAATAGTACCAAATAGTATCTGAATAGTACTTCTTGAATAAAGAATTGCACGCAGAATAGTATCTGAATAGTAATTCCAGAGGACGAGTTAATACTATATCCTTACACCGTCCCGCGCTTAAGATTATTAGTGAATAGTAACTCTAATTTGaatagtaaaataaaaaaataatttttagaaatcaatttttttagctatatatatatataaaccatGCAGTGCACTCTAGTAGCTGAAAAGGCTAAAAAAACTGAAGAAATTAACACACAAGACTCTTAGGCTTCTtaaccaaataaatacaaagAACATTACATGATGCCTATTTGCTTGCATCATCCTCCCTGGGCCGGAAAGAACTCAACCTCGAGTTCGAGTTATTATCTCCACATGGGTCTCCATGATATGGCATAAGATGTTTCACATTGAACACATCATAAGTGCGTAGATGGCTTGGCAACTGTAGTtgatatgcattgtcatttatcCATTTTAGCACCTTATAGGGTCCAATCTTTTGATGGCTTAACTTGGTGTATTGTCCAGCAGGAAAACGATCTTTAGTTAGGACATCCCACACATAATCACCAACTTCAAACACAAGGTAGCAATGATGTTGGTCAGCTGCAGCCTTGTATTTATCATTGCTTTCATGGATTCGTTGTTGaaccaacctgtgaatcaagccCATCTCTGCAACCAGGTCATCAGCACGCTGGCTTTTCTTCCCAACAGAAGGTAAGTGGATCGAAGCCAAGCCTATTAGGAAAATCACTGATGCAACGGTGATTAAGTTCATATGAGGGTTGGTCGTGAGGTTTGGCAACCCAAACCGTATAATTATGGACAACGAGACTCAGTTCACCAGTAGCGCTTTCAAAGACTATTGCGAAGAGATTGGGACCAAAGTTTTCTATGTGTCGGTTACACACCCCTAAAGCAACAGACATGTCGAAAGGGCGAATGTGATGATACTACAAGGGGTCAAAACCCAtgtctttgatcggcttaagAGCCATTCAAGACACTGGGTGAACGAATTCCCTATAGTACTCTGGTCGGTGCGAATGACCCCTAGCAGGGCTACAGTTGAAACTCTCTTCTTTCTAGTTTTTGGTGCTGAGGCAATGCTCTCCTCTGAGATCGCCGTCCAATCTCCTCGAGTGACCAACTACTCGGACGACGACCAGGTGGGGCGACAAGAGGATGACATAAATCTGATCAAAGAGTTCCATGATCGTGCTATAATTCAAGTAGCCCGGTCCCAGTAGAGCCTCAGATGCTATCACAACTGCAAGGTGCAGGAGGGAATactggtcgtaggcgacctTATCCTTAGACAGATTCATAATAAGGTAGGTTGAAACAAGATCTCCCCCAAGTGAGAGGggccctacaaagtggtcgatgTTATCCGACCTGATGCAGCCAAGTTAGCCATGGATGATggccgtgaattacacaactcctcaAACATAGCCtagttgcgcaagttctatgtataAGGTTGTTCGAAAATGAgccattttttctattttgcaggattcaGATGAGTGTGGAGTATCaattgtaagtttttccgaTCCAAAGATAAAATTCTCTATTTTGAAGGATCTCTCGGACAAGAACGGTCTCCTactggcttgtaagtttttttcaTTTTAACGGTCAGACCGCCTAGTCTGCAACTTGCTTATCGACCAGACGGTTGGGGGCTAGAACAATTTATGTTTTACTTTTTAGGTTTCCTTTTTATGTTATCACTTCATTTTGACTCATCGATCATGTGGTGGGTGCCAAATCAATTGGGAAGGAATGAAAATTGTCACTTACTTAGTATCAAGGGTACGGGCAGCTGAAGGATACCGACCATGAGGCCACAAGTCCAAACTTGAGTCGAGCGTTGGTCGCCACCGAAAGGCTTGTAGGGCTAAGGGTTGTCCTAGGCATCACGAACCTAGCTAGAGAGCGATATGGAAAGTCGGGATCCCCTCTGGAATTAATGACCAGCCGAGCCTGTCCACCGCACGAGcacaaaaaaatttatatgaaaacaaGTCCTCGAGTACAAAAAAACCACTCGGATAGTGCCCGTGGCTTAGTTCTAATGATTTTCTTCAGTGTCCCTAGGATTCGAAGATGCGCCTCAGTGGGTCAAACTGGATGGTCCAAAGAAAGGAGCGAGCTGCAAATAGAAATGAGTCAGTGCACCTGAGCTTCACCGTGGTCCGCTGAACACCATCAAAACCTGCAGAGAGTGCTGGATCAAGGTCGAGGTCATGGAAGTGATTGCTAACGCAGGCAAGGGCAAGGAAGGtgccggagactccgacctcaAAGAGGTGGTCACCGATGGTCTCGCGAAGCCTCTACTCGAGGTCACCTGCCTCCTTGGAGGCCGCCAAAAACCAGTCGATATGACCGGCCACGGTATCCCTGGGGGTTGGGTGGACATGAAAGCTGGCTGCCCAGAGTAATGAGTCCAAGGGGTCGAACGCCCGACTAAGGCAATCGTAGAAGTATGCCCGCCGCTGGTTGTTCTCCCTCGACGTCCACTCCAAGTCCCTTTGCACCGCGAGTAGTTCCTTCTAATAAACTAGTCAAAAATAGGTCACAGAGCATGCAGAAGTCAGCTGGTCAGGTATTCCTCGGCCACCAGCCTCTCCAATTCGGCGCATCTATGGACTGCTACCTCCTTCTTAGAAATTAGCTAGCTAATGGAGGCGGCGAGGCTGGCGACTAGGGAGAGCAGGTCGGAGGCCGGAGCGGGGCCCCGTTAGGTTCTGATGGTGTGGGGGTCATGGTGAGCACTTTAGGTGGTGTCGGGACTGTAGTTGGCTCAGGGGTTGGAATGTCCAGTTGAGGCACCAAAGGAGGAGTTTCTTCTGGAGTCATTGACGGGGTGGAGGATCTGCAGCAACAACAAGTTGCAGAGTCAAGAAAAGAACTCGAAATGTCTATGCCTAACTGGGGGACTTACCGTGTGGTCAGACTAATGAGCACAACTTCAACCTCATGAAACCACTGAGTTGACCCGATGGGGAGGCCATATCCACCGTCATGCCACGGGAAGAAGGCATCCCACAGGCGTGTTTGGATGCTTCCACGGAAGCCAAATCCCCCGTCGACCTTTCCTCCCGTTGTACAAAGACTCGACGAGTAGACTGGTCGGACCCAGCTGGATCGAGGAGTGACTGATCACTCCCCTGGTCGTCGGCACCACTTGTTGTACCTTCGCCCATGGTCAACTTTTGACTACGAGCAGTCTGGTCCCTGGCTAGCTCAGAGTGAGGCTGGTCGCTCCTCTGCTGACCAGTACTACGTGCAAGATCTCCACACGTGGTCGACATCCAGCCCAGAGCTGTCTTACTTCCTCCACAACCAAATGTGTTAAAGGCGTGACCAGATCAATCAAGAGGAGGTAGGGTCGTGCCCTATTGGGAATTCGGGTGGAGATCACGATGAACTCCACTACATGAGGTGGCCTGACCGGAGGCCTCTAGGACCTCATCAATGACTGGACACAAAACGTTGACCTCAGGAAGACCCTGTAAATGATGTCAACTATGAAAATCCATGTCATAAGAAGGCTCGGGGGTGGGTATTTTGGAAATGCCAATCTTACCCTCTTGCATTGTGCTCTCTGGAGGGGTGAGATCACAAAGTGGAAGGGCACCAACCGGAGGACTGTCTTTCCTCGGGGAGCCCGGCATTAGGATTCGAACCCGTGAGTCAACGACGTTGTTGGTAAGATCTGAATAACAAAAGACGTGTGAGAGGTCACACACTTTTTAGAAGAAAGGGTAGTACCAGGGAATCGATGGTAGGGTAACCTGTGAAGCCCGACCGAGTCTCATCATTCAGCCCAGAGTACATAAACAGTGGGTGTTCTCACCTCTACATGGGACACAACTGGCGCTTGATGTAGTTGCGGGCGACGTCCAACCCTGTCAGCCCGACTTTTTGAAGCTAGCCAACCCGTTTGTCAAGGGTCAGTAGCTCTAGGGTGGTCGTGGGCGAATTCCCCAATTCTTCATGACCTACGCCGGCACGCTCGGCACAAGAAGATCGTCGAAGAAATTGTCAGTTGcgaggtagaaccaatcctccctcCTGCCCGACCATGACGACTTGAGACCCACCTCGATGTAGGAGTctgtggcaccatcacgaaggCAGAACCCGCAGCTCCTGGTGGCTAGCCTGGTCACCGAATGGGTTGTGTAAAAGAACCAAAAGAGGTCGAGGTATGACTCGACCCCGACGAAGTTCTCACACAAATGAGCAAAAATGCTTAGCATGAGAAtagagttggggttgagatggaggtgatAGATGTCATAGAAAGAGATAACGGTGGTGAAGATCTTGGAGAAGGGCGGCACAAGGCCCGCCAAGAAGAACGAGACAAAGATCACGATCTCCCCTTGGTGGAAGGGCATGCTATCCCTGACGTAGTACATTGTGGAAAGGCGACGAGTTAGTAGGCCGGCCTCGTGCAATGTCTTCAGCCTCGTTGTGTCGCACTTGGATCTGGAGAAGGCTAAATCGTTGCTAGTGCGCGCCATCGGATTGCAGTGAGAGATGCTGTGAGAGCATAGATAGAGACGGATGGCGGAGGAGACAAAGAGCTCTGAGCGCAAAGAGGCTTGGAGCGATGGAAGACGGCAAAAGGATCCGTGGGGAGCTGTGTGTACTCCAATTTAAAGGGTCGCGGGGTTAGATTGGCGCAAAATTCGAAAGGACGCGCATGGGGAATTAGAATTTTCTCGGGCCTGACGacaattaatgtttctctctcccacgtttttttatctctctcccatgtttctctctctctctagacgTTTATCCTCCCCTTGGGATACAATTTCCTGAGTCGATCATTAATGTGGGCTACATCGACGACCACTTCCTAGGAAAACTTATGGTCAcctagggcccaagtggtgtgaCCAGACCCGACCACAACCACGTGGTATGCAGCAACCACAGACCCTCGCGGCGAACCACTCAGTCCACCATATCCATGAGGGAGCTTAGAGGCTACAGTCGGTGTAGTGGGTAAGGGGGTGCCCCACGTGGCGGGTCTCACACAGCTAAGTGTCAGTCAGAAACAGGTATTGTCAAGACCACGGCTGCATCGCGTAACCAGGGCGAGGCTCGTGCGACCAGCCCCCTAGTCGCAAAGCAAGATCCTACGACCAACGACCAGAGCACGTCCTTACCTAAccagtcaagtctcatttaatactGTCTACTCGAGTGTTTTTTCCTTCCCCACGCATTTGCTTTTGGTGAGGCATGGTCGTGGGGCGGTGTGAAGTTGCAGTGACTCATCCCGCAGCATTTAATATCACGGGATGGTCTGATGGGTGAAAGTGACGGTGTTCGGTGATGGTACAGGATGCGCAGGATGACCAAAGTAGAGCAGGCATGCCTATCTGACGTCATGACAGGTTAGGGATAGTTGGCTTCGTTAGGGGTATGTCTGACGCATAGTTTGGCACGATCTATTTGTTTGTGCATCTTTGCTCCTGATATATAAACAGGTGAAGACTTTGTTTGTAAAGAGGAGAACATTCTATAACAAGTCTACCAAATTTATAAGACAATATACATAacatagagctattatcctaTAGGAGGCTCGAACCGGGATAAATTCTACTGTTCTTAAGCCTAGTTTAATATACACGTATAGAAAACACAGATCAATACATTTGTTGTCCGATATATTAGGATTATTATCAGGATTATCCCAACAAGGTTAGAGCTCAAGATGGTATATGACGTGCGATGTGATTGCTGTTGTTACTTTGCCTGTCTGTTACTTCTGGTTTGTCCCAATTTTGTTAGCATTTGGTAGAGCTGTTTGAATAAAACAAAGATAAGTTTGCATCCGGAAGTGGATACTTACTATATTGGATAATCCAATAATGGATCTCACGAGTAACCAACTCTGGGAAAATCATTACATAATAGAAGTTTTACATTTTAGAAACATATTGCACCAATGTGATTGTTAAAATATGACTAGATGCCTGTCTATCCTGATAGCACCATGCTGATAGAGCCTTTCATCAGCAGAAATTGCAGAGTTGACCTAGCCAAACCATCAGCAGAGTCAGGAATCACCATTTATTTCTGGATGATTTCATTTAAGCACTTTGCATCTGCTGCTCCATTGTGCATCACAGGAGTTTCAAGATACATAGATTCTACCAATGTTAAGGTGAACGATGGTGATATCATGTATGCAACCACATGGATTTTTATATTGGCTGTTGGGATGTGTGTAATATATGTACAAAAGTTGGTTACATATAGATTTGAGTCTAAATTAGGTGGATACAGATAAAATTGTAATCGGACTCCTATTGCTAGGTCTATAAATATTGGACACTACTTCCTCCATTTAAAAATAGTATacgtatttttttttaactcggtctttaaagttagattttaactaaaattttctcacaaaatatatcatttatagctacaaaatctatatagtgtgaaattattttaaattgtaaatctagttgtataatttttatacactaaatatttttataatttgataaaatgtaaattaaaatatacaaagtttgacttttttaaataaaaatacgtCTACTGTTTTTAAACATATAACCACAATAGCGACAACATATGAATATGAGGATGAGCCCTCATATTCATATCTAGAGGATGTCGATCTAGGCCAACTACAGCTTGCTTCTGCCTTGCTTACTCAGGCTTCCCATGGCCCTTGCATTCTCCCTTAGCAGGTACTTCTGTGTCTTACCCGTCGCAGTCTTGGGTAGGTCGGCGAACACCACCGTTCTCGGCGCCATGTAATGCGGCAGCCGTGCTCTGCAGAACTCGGTGATGTCATCCGCGGTAACTCTGGCTCCGTCCTTCAGCGTGACGAACGCGCACGGCGTCTCTCCCCAGTGATCGTCCGGCCTCGCGACCACCGCGACGTCGAGGACCGCGGGGTGCCCAAACAGCACCGACTCTACCTCGATCGAGCTGATGTTCTCACCGCCCGATATAATGATGTCCTTGGACCGGTCCTTGACCTGGAGGTACCCGTCCGGGTGCCGCACGCCGAGGTCACCCGTGCGCAGCCACCCGCCTCGCATGGTCTCCTCCGTGGCGGCCGCGTCTTTGTAGTACCCACTCATGATCGTGTTCCCGCGGAGCATGACCTCGCCGACGGTGCGCCCGTCGGAGGGCAAGGTCTCCATGGTCACGGGGTCCTTGATGACCATGTCCTGAAGCATGAGGTGGGGAACGCCCTGCAGCGTCCTGATCCGGGAGCGCTCGGCGAGCGGCAACGCGTCCCACTCGGGCTTCCACGCGCAGAGCGTCGCCGGCCCGTACGTCTCGGTGAGGCCGTACCCATGAACGACGTCGAAACCGAGCTCCTCCATCTTGGCTAGGACctgcggaggcggcggcgcgccgcCCGTCCATATGCGGACCCTCCTCGGCAGCGGCTTCCGCTCTGACGCCGGCGCGTTCACGATCTTGTTGAGCACCGTGGGCGCGCCGCCCATGTTGGTCACCCCGTGGCGCGCAATCTGCTCGAAGATGACCTTGGGCGCCACGCTCCCGATGCAGACGCTCTTGCCGCCCTGCGCCGCGGTGCCCCACACCATGCACCACCCGTTGCAGTGGAACATGGGCACGGTCCAGAGGTAAACCGGCATGGTCGCCATGTCGTTGACGAGCACCGTGGCCAACGAGTTCAGGTACGCGCCGCGGTGGCTGTAGATGACGCCCTTCGGCCTCGACGTTGTCCCCGACGTGTAGTTCAGCGATATGGGGTCACGCTCGTCGGTCGGCCACCTGATGTCGAAGCCGCGCGGCGCACTCCGCAGAAGAGCTTCGTAATCCATGACGCTACCGTCGTTGTTGTCGTCGTCGGAGATTGTGATGAGGAGAGGAAGGTTGTCTTTGCCGTCGGCGAGGAGCCTCAGGGCGTCGTGGGCGACGGCAAGGAACTGCGACTCGACGAGGAAAACCTTGGCGTCCGAGTGTTTCAGCAGAATTGACACCATGGCAGCGTCGTGCCGGGTGTTCAGCGTGCAGAGAACACCGCCGGTCATCGGCACGCTGAAATGAAGCTCGTACATCGCCGGTATGTTCGAGGCGATGACCGCGACCTGATCGGCAGAGCACAGAGTAGTAGCTCAGCCGTTCATCTTCTTGGGGGTTGGGTTTGACAacgcaaaaaaaagaaaacggaACAGCTTGTCAAGCTCCAGTCACTTACCACGTCTCGGCGGCCGACGCCGCGGTGCGCGAGCGCGGACGCCCCGGCGAGGCACCGTTCTCGCGTTTCGCGCCACGAGTAACGCTTGTCGCCGCAGACGACGGCCGTGCGGCCACCGTACACGAGAGCGGCGCGCTCCAAGAAGCTGAGCGGCGTGAGCGGCACGTAGTTCGCAGCGCACCACTTGGATCCTTCCATGGCAGCGTGTATGCCAAATGGGATGACTTCCTCGACTAAGTACAAATGCGATCCAATTATCCAAAGTGTTTGTGGATAACAAAACAAACGAACGAAATGTTATCTTATACTCGGTCATAAATATATGTCCTTTGGGAATTTGCCCGGTGGCTCTATTACCAAGTGCAGTAAACAAGTCTGATTTCCTTTCTCGAGCACGCCAAAATTGTGTTCTGAAtgcaatctttttcttttctgttccGGATGCAACTTGCAGTGGCCGTTGTCGTGATTCCACTTTCATTAGCACTAGCATTATATGATTTGACTGGTACCACATTGCAGCATATTATGTAGCCGTTGGTTTTTTTAGATGGAAAGGGATTCCATAAACTTGAGGCCAAATCAGCGGCCACTAAGtggattacatcaatggtactgaCTGCGGCGGAGCCCAGTGGGCCGGAGGCAGTGCAGATGCACCCAGGCCTAGATAAGATTTTAGTGCTAACTATTCTATATTTACCACATATGAACCCCTCGGTCCAAAACCATGCAAGCCAAGCCTCAGCCGCCGAGCATGAAGCACGAGCAGACCAGAAACAAGTCAGCCCAGACGTGCGTGATGCGTCAGCCCATACGTGCGTGATGCGTCAGCCCAGACGTGCGTGATGCGTGAGGCAATGGCTCGACGTCGTCGCCGCTCGGCCCCTCTTGGCTCCTGCTCCCTACCCGCGCCGGCACCCTTCATCTATCACCCGTCACTAGAGTTCAAAGGACAGCTTGCCACGACTAGGGTCCCGGTGGTCCGGAGCAGCCGAGCCTACCATCGTTGCAGCCTTCAGGGAACATGGTACAAGCGGCAAGTTTCCTAATTCTTTCAATTTATTTGTTCTACATCTCGCTTCTTTCAAGGGAACAGCATTGTGCTCCAGTGTTCCAATTTGATGAACTATTGCAGGGTTCGTTTAGATTTAAGTTTCAAAATTGTT of Phragmites australis chromosome 3, lpPhrAust1.1, whole genome shotgun sequence contains these proteins:
- the LOC133911521 gene encoding butanoate--CoA ligase AAE1-like isoform X2, which codes for MEGSKWCAANYVPLTPLSFLERAALVYGGRTAVVCGDKRYSWRETRERCLAGASALAHRGVGRRDVVSDWSLTSCSVFFFLRSTTLCSADQVAVIASNIPAMYELHFSVPMTGGVLCTLNTRHDAAMVSILLKHSDAKVFLVESQFLAVAHDALRLLADGKDNLPLLITISDDDNNDGSVMDYEALLRSAPRGFDIRWPTDERDPISLNYTSGTTSRPKGVIYSHRGAYLNSLATVLVNDMATMPVYLWTVPMFHCNGWCMVWGTAAQGGKSVCIGSVAPKVIFEQIARHGVTNMGGAPTVLNKIVNAPASERKPLPRRVRIWTGGAPPPPQVLAKMEELGFDVVHGYGLTETYGPATLCAWKPEWDALPLAERSRIRTLQGVPHLMLQDMVIKDPVTMETLPSDGRTVGEVMLRGNTIMSGYYKDAAATEETMRGGWLRTGDLGVRHPDGYLQVKDRSKDIIISGGENISSIEVESVLFGHPAVLDVAVVARPDDHWGETPCAFVTLKDGARVTADDITEFCRARLPHYMAPRTVVFADLPKTATGKTQKYLLRENARAMGSLSKQGRSKL
- the LOC133911521 gene encoding butanoate--CoA ligase AAE1-like isoform X1, with translation MEGSKWCAANYVPLTPLSFLERAALVYGGRTAVVCGDKRYSWRETRERCLAGASALAHRGVGRRDVVAVIASNIPAMYELHFSVPMTGGVLCTLNTRHDAAMVSILLKHSDAKVFLVESQFLAVAHDALRLLADGKDNLPLLITISDDDNNDGSVMDYEALLRSAPRGFDIRWPTDERDPISLNYTSGTTSRPKGVIYSHRGAYLNSLATVLVNDMATMPVYLWTVPMFHCNGWCMVWGTAAQGGKSVCIGSVAPKVIFEQIARHGVTNMGGAPTVLNKIVNAPASERKPLPRRVRIWTGGAPPPPQVLAKMEELGFDVVHGYGLTETYGPATLCAWKPEWDALPLAERSRIRTLQGVPHLMLQDMVIKDPVTMETLPSDGRTVGEVMLRGNTIMSGYYKDAAATEETMRGGWLRTGDLGVRHPDGYLQVKDRSKDIIISGGENISSIEVESVLFGHPAVLDVAVVARPDDHWGETPCAFVTLKDGARVTADDITEFCRARLPHYMAPRTVVFADLPKTATGKTQKYLLRENARAMGSLSKQGRSKL